In the genome of Streptococcus mitis, one region contains:
- a CDS encoding CoA-binding protein: MSQEFINPSDGVIRQYLATSKTLAVVGLSDREETTSNRVTKEMQARGYKIIPVNPKAAGGEILGEKAYASLAEIPFPVDIVNVYRRSEFLPDVARDFLKADAKIFWAQLGLESLEAEEILRAGGCDDIVMNRCIKREHTRLIGEA, from the coding sequence ATGAGTCAAGAATTTATCAATCCAAGTGATGGCGTGATTCGTCAGTATCTAGCAACGAGTAAAACCCTTGCTGTGGTGGGCTTGTCTGACCGCGAAGAAACAACCAGCAATCGAGTGACTAAGGAAATGCAGGCTCGGGGTTATAAAATTATTCCAGTCAATCCCAAGGCGGCAGGTGGCGAAATCTTGGGTGAAAAGGCTTATGCTAGCCTAGCAGAGATTCCTTTTCCTGTAGATATTGTCAATGTTTACCGTCGCAGTGAGTTTTTGCCAGATGTGGCGCGTGATTTTCTCAAGGCTGATGCTAAGATTTTTTGGGCGCAGCTAGGACTTGAAAGTCTAGAGGCGGAAGAAATCTTGCGTGCTGGTGGATGTGATGACATCGTAATGAATCGTTGCATCAAGAGAGAACATACACGTTTGATTGGGGAAGCATAA
- a CDS encoding aromatic amino acid aminotransferase (catalyzes the transamination of the aromatic amino acid forming a ketoacid; first step in aromatic amino acid degradation in lactococci), with translation MDLTKRFNKQLDKIQVSLIRQFDQAISEIPGVLRLTLGEPDFTTPDHVKEAAKRAIDQNQSYYTGMSGLLTLRQAASDFVKEKYQLDYAPENEILVTIGATEALSATLTAILEEGDKVLLPAPAYPGYEPIVNLVGAEVVEIDTTENGFVLTPEMLEKAILEQGDKLKAVILNYPANPTGITYSREQLEDLAAVLRKYEIFVVCDEVYSELTYTGEAHVSLGTMLRDQAIIINGLSKSHAMTGWRLGLIFAPAAFTAQLIKSHQYLVTAANTMAQHAAVEALTAGKNDAEPMKKEYIQRRDYIIAKMTALGFEIIKPDGAFYIFAKIPAGYNQDSFAFLKDFAQKKAVAFIPGAAFGRYGEGYVRLSYAASMETITEAMKRLEEYMREA, from the coding sequence ATGGACCTAACTAAGCGCTTTAATAAACAGTTAGATAAGATTCAAGTTTCGTTGATTCGTCAGTTTGACCAGGCTATTTCTGAGATTCCTGGGGTCTTGCGTTTGACCTTGGGGGAACCTGATTTTACAACGCCAGACCATGTCAAGGAGGCGGCCAAGCGAGCGATTGACCAGAACCAATCCTACTATACAGGGATGAGTGGTTTGCTGACTCTACGTCAGGCAGCCAGTGACTTTGTTAAGGAAAAATACCAACTGGACTATGCTCCTGAAAATGAAATCTTGGTTACAATTGGGGCGACAGAGGCATTGTCTGCTACTTTGACAGCTATTTTGGAAGAGGGAGACAAGGTGCTCTTGCCAGCTCCTGCCTATCCAGGTTATGAGCCGATTGTCAATCTAGTTGGGGCAGAGGTTGTCGAGATTGACACAACTGAAAATGGTTTTGTCTTGACTCCTGAGATGTTGGAGAAGGCCATTTTGGAGCAGGGAGACAAGCTCAAGGCGGTTATTCTTAACTATCCGGCTAATCCGACAGGAATTACCTATAGTCGGGAGCAGTTGGAAGACTTGGCAGCTGTTTTACGCAAGTACGAGATTTTCGTTGTCTGTGATGAGGTATACTCAGAATTGACCTACACAGGCGAAGCCCATGTGTCTCTGGGAACCATGTTGAGAGATCAGGCTATCATTATCAATGGTTTGTCTAAATCGCATGCTATGACCGGTTGGCGTTTGGGCTTGATTTTTGCTCCTGCGGCTTTCACAGCCCAGTTAATCAAGAGTCACCAGTACTTGGTAACTGCTGCCAATACCATGGCGCAACATGCTGCGGTGGAAGCCTTGACGGCTGGTAAAAACGATGCGGAGCCTATGAAGAAGGAATATATCCAGCGTCGGGACTATATTATAGCTAAAATGACTGCTCTTGGTTTTGAGATTATCAAACCAGACGGTGCCTTCTATATCTTTGCTAAGATTCCAGCGGGATATAATCAAGACTCCTTTGCTTTTTTGAAGGATTTTGCTCAGAAGAAGGCCGTTGCCTTTATCCCTGGAGCAGCCTTTGGGCGTTACGGGGAAGGATATGTTCGTCTGTCTTATGCGGCTAGCATGGAGACTATCACAGAAGCCATGAAACGGCTTGAGGAGTACATGAGAGAAGCATGA